TTGTTGCTACAGGAAATGTAAAAGGTTTGGTAGCTAGAGGGAAGCTGACACGGGATAAGGCAGACAAAGCTCTCTCATTGCTTAAAGGTAGTCTGGACTACTCAGACTTCAGAGATGTGGATATGGTCATAGAGGTAGGCTCTGGTTTGGTCTGGGTTTTTAGTTGTAATTTGAACTTTGCCCCGTATTTTCAGTTATTATATCAGAAATGACACCTTATGTCCATCGATACTGTCCATGTGTGAAGTCTAATTGGCTAAGCATCTAGTCTCTACCTAATATCTGTGCTTGATGATATTGTCTGATCTATCTTTtatcttcaaagttcaaactttTTATTGAGAAGTCATTTGATGCAGTTATGTGTTTGCAGGCTGTTGTTGAGAATGTTCCCCTCAAACAGAAAATTTTTGGTGAACTTGAGAAAATCTGCCCTTCTCACTGTATTTTGGCTTCAAACACATCCACGATTGACCTCAATGTAATTGGAGAAAAGACGAGCTCTCAGGATCGCATTGTTGGGGCACACTTTTTCAGGTTAATTGATTCACTTCTCTACCTGAATATATGCACCTTTACCACTTGGAGAAAACACATTTGTTTGACACTCTGAAACAGTGCGCTTTTAGAAATGTCTGAATCAACTACATGCATTTTATATCATGATATCATTTTATATCAACACATTTGTTCCATGGAATGCTTGTTGATTGCAATTTCTACTTTCTTTGACATGTCTCTTTGACGGACAGTCCTGCTCACGTGATGCCTCTTCTTGAAATAGTACGGACAGAGAGGACCTCAGCACAAGTTATTCTTGACCTTCTGACAGTAGGGAAATTAATAAAGAAAGTTCCTGTTGTGGTTGGTAACTGTACGGGATTTGCAGTCAATCGGGCGTTCTTTCCCTATACTCAAGGCGCACATATATTGGTCAATTCAGGTGTTGATGTGTTCAGGATTGACAGGATAATCAGCAATTTTGGCCTCCCTATGGGTCCATTCCAGTAATTTTCCCCTTCTACTATTCCTACTGGCTGCTTTTGTTTGCTTTCCTTCCAGAGAAATCATGTGTAGAATTTTTGGGGTTCATTTTTCCTCCAAGTGCTTGGACTTAAGAGCTGTATTGTTGATTGTATTTAGCTCTCTTAACTTGCAGGCTTCAGGATTTGGCAGGCTATGGAGTAGCTCTTGCAGTTTCAAAGGAATTTGCTAGTTCTTTTCCTGATCGCACATTTCAATCACCATTGGTTGAACTTTTAGTCAAAAATGGACGAAATGGTAACTTTGAGCTTCAGCAAacatcttcatcttttttttttgttttagttttaaaGGAGTCCTGTAATGACTGTCTTcgtttgattttatttgtgctCGTGGCATTTTTAGGTAAAAACAATGGAAAAGGATATTACACTTATGAAAAGGGCAGCAAGCCCAAGCCTGATCTGTCCGTGCTGCCAATTATTGAGGAGTCTCGACGAATTACCAATATGATGCCTGGTGGAAAGGTACTTACCCTATTCATCTTACATGTAGCACAAATCAGTGTTATAATTGAAACTACGTCAGTTAAGGCTAAGTAGTTGCTTTCGTTTAACCAACTTTGAGACAATCATGCTCATTGGATTTTTGGGCTATGGATTGCAGCCTTTATCTGTTACAGACCAAGAAATTCTGGAGATAATACTCTTCCCAGTGGTGAATGAGGCATGCCGTATTTTGGATGAAGGAGTAGTTATTCGGGCAGCAGACCTTGACATAGCATCTGTTCTTGGCATGAGTTTCCCATCTTACCGGTGGgttatgtttttatctttctatccaaCTTTCTGCTTGAACTCAAGATGTTGCATAGGTGCAACCATTCTTTTGTTGTTCTTGAAACTTCATCAGATTCCGGTATTAGTTTAAGTAGGTTTAGCTTTTTGTTGCTTGTTGGCAGTCCTCAGCCTGCTAAAATATAAGGATTTTTGTGGTAATGATTCATAGTAAGAACACGCCCACAATACATAGGTTAATGGTAATGGTTCCTCGGAGGTGCACATTCAACTATTATTCTGTCTTGCAGGGGTGGCATTGTGTTTTGGGCAGACTTGGTTGGGCCTAAGCATATATATGCTACTCTCGAGAAATGGTCAGGCATATATGGTGATTTCTTCAAACCATCAAGGTTTTTGGAAGAAAGAGCAACAAAAGGCCTGCCTCTGGTAACAAAACCAACTCTTATACTTTATTGAATTTTCAATGAATGAAGCAGTTCTCCATGCATCTTTACCTGATACATGTATTCTTTGTCTGTCATGCAGAGTGCACCTGCATCATCCTCATCTCCAAGGTCACGCATGTAAGCCGGCACCTGGTGCTATTCGGGATAATAAATTGTGATATACAAGGTAATGTATTGTAATGTGACGTTGAATAATTCACCATTGGTTGGTTTCAAAAATAAGCAGTAAGCTTTCACCTTCTTTTCTTGCCTCAATCTCTTACTGAATGACCTACTTATGGCAGACCGCTCTCCGTGTCAACTCTAATAGGTCCAGGAAGTATCATAAAAAATCTGAACATGACACGGACTACCAAAATGGTGATGAGTATATGCTGATTCATTCAAACATTTTATGTGCGTGTCTTGACCTAATTAGATTTAGGATTTCTCAAAAGTCACTGTAACGCTATATATAGACCCCGTGTCATTCAATTGTATGTTATTCAATCTATTATTCGCAAATCTCTACCAAAAAGGACTTTGAGTTGGGCTGCCTCACGATTGCAACAGTAGGCCCATACTAAGTCATTCCTATCCGAACCGCAGTCGGTTGGTGTGCGTGTGTATATAAGACCGAACCAATCTCAAAAGTTAAACCCAAACCAAAGCCTCCGACAAAATGGTCGGCCTAGCCACCACCAGTTGCGGCAAAGAAGAGAGGCCGCAACGCCTGCTCCGGCCGTGCCGTGAACATCGCCGTAAGGCTCATAAGCGTACGCGTgatgggaagaagaagaagaagacatcCAAGGAGACGCCGAAGCGCAAGGAGCTGGAGTGGGagttggatttggaggagGCCAACAAGTCAGAAAGCCTGCCTTGTCATCAGCGAGACCTGTTTTCCGTATAAGCAGTCTCCTCCTGTTCACGAGCTGGGTTGTCATGAGACTTACGGCGCTGTCataccatttcaattccaacttGATATGACAAAGGTGGCCAAGGGCAAGACGAAGAATTGTTTGGACACTCCAATTCATGCCTCTTCGCACCTTTCAATACCATACCAACGACACTCATCCCCGTCCAGAATCAATTGGTTGCTTTCTGCTGTAAGAGGAGGTCGACGATCTTAGACCtagtttttttcttgttcttctttatGATTTGGTCTTTATCTATGTTATTTATGCTCCCTTATTAGAATCTGTTTCAATCTACACTACAGAATTAGAATccttctctatatatataccaacaTTTCCATCGCAAAActtcttcttcaatttcatATAAGTTTAATCAGAGAATTGATATATAAAATCATAATTAACCACCTGAGAGATCTTCAGAGCTCACTGGCCTGCTTTAACAACAAAGAACAGAATGAAGAAAATTCATAACAATCCGGGTCgggatgaaatatgcaagccCTAAACGACATGTCGTATACTTTCTAAAAATCACACACTGTTGTGTGTGTCTATAAAACCCCCAAAAAACCCAGAAGTGAGTAGCAGAGACTGAGAATGGCCTACTCCAAAGTCGTCTCTAGGTTATCCTCCAGATTAAACCCCTCCTTCACTCACACCCTCACCAAAACGACGCCGTCTCCGGCACCGGGGCTCTCCTCGCTCAAATTTCCGACACCCGCTCCCGTCCGGCGCATTTCCAGGTTAATCATTACTTCCTCCCATTTCAGATTCTTATCAGGTTTTTAATCCGAATTTGGAATCTGAGATTGATTGCGGTGTTTTGAACGAGTAGGCTACCATTGGAATTGAGCAGCGTGGAGTCGATGTTGCCGCTGCACAGTGCAATCGCTTCGGCGCGGTTGATATCGAGCTTGCCGATTGACTCCCAGAGCTGGGGATTAGTTCCTCAAGGTCAGCCTCCTTTCTCCTCTGATTTTAgctttcattgatttaataagGCTTTCTAGTTATATTAACCAACTGTTGAATTTAGGTTTAGGCTTTAAATCTCTCTAGAGTTTTCGGTAGCTTAGCGTAATGTGATAGCTCTGTGGTTGTTGCATGTGTGGAtggattttgttttgatttgctGCTATGGAGTAAGCTTTTTAAGGGAGCTTTTGTTAGGAGCTAATACTCGATTGTGTTTACAAGTAGATAATGGGAATGGGAGATTTATTGATAGCAGGAGAATTCTTTACGGAGTGAGTTCGACGAAACTGCTTGCCATACATACACTTCAATGGTCCATACTCTATTGAACTGTGCATTAACAATGAACAAACTGGATGTACAGTAGAAATGAGTAGATAAAGTTGAGGAACTACTAATGGGAGGTCTATTTGGgggaaaattctagtatacatcaatgtatgttatacatcccacatccgacggttgatattgttttgtgagtggggtcaaaaaaataatattcgtTGTCAACTGTcggatgtgagatgtataatATACATTAATGTATACTAGATTAACCCCTATTTGGGAGGAGTTTTTCTATATCTAGTGATTTAGGTGTTATCTATGTAGTTTCTGTATGCATTATTAGTGTACTTAAGGTTCTGTTATCTTATATAGTTTAACGGGTCAAATGCCTTCATTTAGTCTTCATAATGCCTCCTTTTTCAATTTCAGGAATTTCGATGCCTTTATGACAGCACTCTCTGTATCAAATTGTCCCGCAGAGATTTTGTTTGGCGGCAATGTAGGGCTCGTGTTGACAATTTCCTATGTGACTATAGTAGCGTAATGTGTTAAACTGTTTATTGGGCATCAGTGCTTGTTGATTTTCATCCTTTGTCAGAATCCCCTTATAAAGGATTCAGCCTCTTCCTGCTGAGCCAAGCAGGGGGACGATTGAGTTGTTATTGCTTAGTATCAGCTCTGAGTTGCATGTCAAATTACAGTCACACAACATTGGCATTGTAAGGTGATTTAAGCCCATGTTAATTCTGCCAGTTGCTTATCTTCAGAATCCTTAACGCGGTACTTTTGAGTTTCGACATGTTCTTTGAGAGAGTTTCCTTATTGCAATACTTTTGTGTTTAGCATAATCTTTGAGATGTTATGGTGAAGGAGCCTTTGCGCCAGGGTTAGAAACATGCCGGATCACTGGAGGTTTGGAGAGTAGCAGCCATCGTTGAGTTCCTATACAACCTCTTTATTTTCCCTTTCAAGCATTTAGAGTAATTCCAGTGAAGTGCTATAGACCTTGTACTCGAACCCAGAACGTCATTATTCATTAGGGACGTTCGATTAAGAAAAGTTTCTCGATAGTCGAATTATAGACGACATCGACCTTAATTAAGACATTAATCACGTTGGTTTCCAGTTTAAACAACAAGGACAATTTTGTAATTTCAACTTGCACCTCTGTTACTAGTTAATCCATATCGGTTTGACGGTATCGGCCAGCAAAATCCTCCAACGGCCACACATGGCCTGCTTCACCTCCTCCAACTCGGTACTGCAGCagaatcaccaccaccaccaccaccttgtTCCCTCCATCACCACCCTCTGTAAGTACCCATCTCCTCTCAGTGTCTTCGAATATCATGTCTTCACTTTCTCACCTCCCAAGCAAACACTTCAACTCAAACACACACTAAAACTCTATCCACTTCCACTAGCTAGACAAAACATCAACCACATAGCTGCAAAGCTTTCAACCTCCACCACATACCACGAACCAAACACAAAGACCCTGAAGAACTCAGCAACTGGAAAATCTGTGAAGAACAATGGCAGTTCAGCTGTGGATAAAAAAAGTGAAAGGTTCACTAAACAGAGAAGTACTAGGAAGGAGGGTGTGTGGCTTAAAGATGAGAgtaaggaaagaaagaagagaggcAATAGTGAAAGTGATCAGGTGGGGGAAGAGAAAAGGGGGAGATGGTCTAAGAAAAACAAGGTCAAGGTTAATGTGGACTTGCCTGAAGCTAAGATGAGAGTTGGATTGGATATGTGCTCAAAGAGAGGGGATGTAATGGGTGCTATTAAGTACTATGATTTGGCTCAAACTGAGGAGATTAAGTTAGGTCAGTACCATTACACTGTTTTGTTATATCTATGTTCTTCTGCAGCTGTTGGGGTTGTTCGTCCCGCTAAGAGTGGGTCTGGGACTCGAATTTTGGATACCATGGATTCGTCTGATGAAGAAACCGGGGAGTTGAGTAGGGTAAGAGACTCGGAGAGTGGGAATTGGGATGATACCAGTGGAAGTGATGAGGGTGCTGAAGAATTGGAGTTGAGTGCAGGGAATAggtatgatgatgatgatgtggaTGGGGCTTCTGATAGAAGGAGGAACTCAGCGTGGTTTTCTAACGGGTTTGTGAAGCGAAACTCTCGTCTCTTAGATGGACTGAACAATCCTAGTTATCCTACCAAAGATGGAGATGATGGTACAAGTATTAAAGGTGGAAATGTGAAGCAAGAAAGCAATGAGATTCGGGTTAGTGAGGATGTGAGGAAGTATGCTTTACAAAGGGGATTTGAGATCTACGAGAAGATGCAATCAGATGGTATCATTGTGAATGAAGCAGCATTGACGTCTGTGGCTAGAATGGCAATGTCAATGGGGGATGGGGATATGGCATTTGACATGGTGAAGCAAATGATATTGATGGGAATTAATCCTAGACTGCGTTCCTATGGTCCTGCATTATCTTCCTTTTGCAGTAGTGGCGATATTGACAAAGCATTTGCTGTTGAGAAACACATGTTGGAGCATGGTGTCTATCCAGAAGAGCCTGAACTGGAGGCCCTCTTAAGAGTGAGTGCTGGTGCTGGAAAGGGTGACAAGGTGTACTATATGTTGCACAAATTAAGAACAAGTGTAAGGAGGGTTTCGCCCTCTACTGCAGACTTAATTGTAAAGTGGTTTGAGAGCAAGGAAGCGTCGAGAGTGGGAAAGACAAAATGGGATGAAAGATTGATAAGGCAGGCCATTGAAAATGGAGGTGGTGGGTGGCATGGGCAGGGCTGGTTAGGGAAAGGAAAATGGTCAGTTCTACATACAACTATTGGATCCGATGGTTTGTGCAAATGCTGTGGGGGGAAATTGGCCACAATTGATCTTGATACTGTAGAAACAGAAAACTTTGCTGAATCAGTTGCATCTATAGCtataaagagagaaaaaaattctAGCTTTCAGAAGTTTCAAGTAAGAAAAGTCTCCAACAATGCTTATTACTTTTAATCTTGTATGGTTTGACTTAGGAATGACCGAAATTGTATTATGCAGAAATGGCTCAACTATTATGGACCTTTTGAAGCAGTGGTGGATGGAGCTAATGTAGGCCTTTTCAGCCAGAAGAAATTCATCCCATCCAAGGCAAGTAGCTTGATGCTTAAGCACATACAACAGATTTTAACAGCTTGTCCTGATTACTGATTGGTCTACATTAGCATGGTAAAATATTTAGGTCAATGCTGTCGTAAATGGCATACGCCAAAAGCTTCCTTCAAAGAGATGGCCACTCATTGTTCTTCATAATAGGCGTATCACTGGAGGTAGAATGGATGAACGAATGAATAAGGCGTTGATTGAGAAGTGGCAAAATGCTGATGCTCTCTATGCAACACCTAGTGGGTCTAATGATGATTGGTCAGTAAGAGCAATATTAAAATTTAGAAGAGTGTTATTCTTGCATAGTTTGGAATGGATGATGTATACTCATTTGAAGTGCCGTCATTTTTAGGTACTGGTTGTATGCTGCAATTAAGTTCAAGTGCTTACTTGTGACAAATGATGAGATGAGAGACCATACATTTCAACTTCTTGGCAATGATTTCTTTCCAAGATGGAAAGAAAGGCATCAAGTGAGTGAGGCTGTCTAGGATAATGACACTTATCTATAGTCTGTACTAGATTACTAGGTCCAAATTATTTATACTTTTTGCAGTTGATAATACTTAATTCTCTGTATAATTTCTGATCCTGTTTATCTTACATCTCACTTATCCTCATTAATGTAGGTGCACTTTAGTTTTTCTGAAGGTGGTCCAGTGTTTCATATGCCTCCTCCTTGTTCTATTGTAATTCAGGtaaaaaaacaatcaatctgccacttttaattgaattaaattttgatGAAAAGAGTGTAGATCTTGATGCACCTTGATGATATATGTTCACAGGAATCACCAGAAGGGCACTGGCATATTCCAGTTGAATCAGAACATGGTTATGAAGCCAAAAGAATGTGGTTATGTATTATGCGAGCTAAATCACGTGAGGCTAGGGAGGATTCTGCAACCAGACCTGAAGGTAATTTGTGAGTGTAATAAATTCATGGTTTTATTTACGAATCTTATGTTGGCAACATAAGATAGTTCAGTTTAACGTGATACTAGGATATTAAATGATTagattttacatatttcttAAACATTTCTAGGTTTGTAGATCATGGTATTCTCTGCACCTTTATAAGTTATGGTTCTAAATCATACATCAATCGTCTGTTGTGCACTCGGGCCAATACTGTGATGCTTGAACTGAATTACATTAATTACCGATATCAGGTTGCTTTTCATTATAGTGCAATCACTATTGTATTTATACATTAACTAAATTTCTTTGTATGGAGTAGATGATGAACCTCCACACTATGACAAGGGATTTGCTAGTTCAGCCATCCAGTCAGAACCgtcgaaaataaaaaaccacAAATACACTAGAAACCGACCTCAGGAAATTCTCAAGGGTCTCAAAGATATCCTATCAGGTTCCACAACCTCATATCATCATTCAATACTACCAGAAATTGAAACTGCAGAGAAGATTGGTGGATGGACCATAGACTTTCAAATATGAAGTTAATGACCATCTTGCTGAGGACTTTCAACTAGGCACATAGGTCATAAACTTCCAAACATTTGTTTTTCCTATAGCAGGGAGCTGATTATTTAGTTGGAGAGGTATGTAGATTTCCACTGCAGAAAGTCATTTCTGCTATCAGATTTTTGTTGGTCAGAGCTAGATTTTGTTCTCCTCTTTTCGCACGGTGTTAGTGTAAAGTTGAATTATTGGAAGAATGGTAGGAATATTAATATATGATGGTCCTCATATGGACCATTTTCTATATACTCTTTTCTGTAGCATTTGAATTCATATTCATACAATCATAGGTAGTACTTTGCATATAACTACATAGTCtgcatttttttaaataatttatttgggGATGAAAatatgataatatatatatatgatttctgATTGATCAACTCCATATAATAATCTGGCcttctgaatatatatatatatatatatatatatattttctcaaaTTAGAAGGTCCGCGCACGCGTATTTCCATTTTTGAaccatttttttgttgaattttctcatctcaaataagggctatatatatatatgtgtgtgtgtgtgtggattAAGATAACCCAAATTGAATCTAATCACATTATGCAACCACTGCAATGCAGCTCAGCCATGACTCAAgaataaatttgaaaatgcATGAAGGAAATAGAAAAAATTGCCTAAGCAAAACTAAGATATAAATTCTCTCACATGCACAATTGCACATTTCATGTTTGATCGAGCTAATCTGTAACTACAGACAATCATCTCTAATAGTCAGAATACAAAAGGGTTTGATTTGAACCGAGGTAATGCTCCAAAGTGAGATATATGAGAGTGAAAATCTTATAATTTTGTCATAATCCAAGTAAAACATTAGTTACCGAGCTTTCATCCTCAAGTAATTTCTATGATGTTGTGGTTGGGTACTGAGTCACtgcctagttttttttttttaacttttctcCTATAAACTGAAAAGTAAAGAACACAAAATCACGGGCTGCAGTTGCAATTTGTCATCATCCTCCTTTCTTGAACATGCAGGGGATAATTGATGTATCATAGCATGGAGAGAATCAATACTCCTTTTAAATGTGCCTTTGTTTcttctcctctctttctcttagcttaaaaacaaaaccagCCCACATTGCTTATCCTCCCACTTTTAACTCTCGCAAGCTTTCCAAACCTCAGAAGAAGTTCAAACATGGAGAAGATGGAGAACTCTATACCCTGCTCTGTGAAGCAAGAAGATTCAGAAGGAGAGTCCATGGACATTATGAACTTTGATAAGTCTCTCCAGGTACGTACATGGTTTTCAAACCCCCAATGATTTGTGCAACTCTTCTCTATTGTTGAGGTGTTAAAGCTTATTTTGAGTTTGGGTTTGAAGGAACTGAAAGCCTTGAGTTCCCAACTTCATTATGCTGCTGAATACTGTGAATCAACCTTCTTGGCTGCCCAAGAAAAGAGAGCGTGAGTCTTGTTTGCTATGCAGTTTTTACTTTAGTGTTCATTGAATAGATTAAATATGACAAGACATATGTCTAAAACGACATAGTTTTACGAACATCGTGATTGCCTGATTGACCGGGAATGGTTATATTTTGGCAGGGTGGTGGAAAACACAAGAGAGTATGTATGCAGAGCTGTGGTGACTGTTGTTGATCATCTCGGATGCGTTTCTGCTAACATCAGTGGCCTCATTTCTGAGACTAAAGAATTTTCAGACGCTGAGCTGCGAATCAATTGCCTTAAACAAGTAACTATAAATTGGTTAAATTctatcaatttcatcatcatcatcatgtagTTGTCCTTAAGAGTTCATGTACTTATTGCAAAAGTTGGTTTTGTACTTGATAGAGAATTCTCCTATGTGAACAATTTACCCACAAGTTTGCTCTCACAAGAACGCGATGGCATGAGACTTTGCCTCGGCATAGCGCACGTTTTCTATTTGCACGTAATACCGTTCCACTTTCCTCTTATAACTACTGTTGAAGCTTTCTGTCACTAAGTCTTTGGTTTTGTGATCAGCTATCAGACATGAcgaaaaatcaaaagaagatATGAGGTGAGCTTGTCTTTCATTATGTATTGTCTAGACATTGTTGAACTGCATGGTCCTTAGGTCCTTCTTTTGATCAAATTGATAAATTTGATCCATTCATGCAGGGATTCTGGAGTACCGGCCTTTCGAAAAGCTATTGACAagcatgaatttgagagagagga
This genomic interval from Argentina anserina chromosome 1, drPotAnse1.1, whole genome shotgun sequence contains the following:
- the LOC126784910 gene encoding peroxisomal fatty acid beta-oxidation multifunctional protein AIM1 — its product is MAQVKVTMEVGSDGVAVITMFNPPVNALAISILAGLKDKFDEAARRNDVKAIVVTGNGGRFSGGFDINVFEKVHATGDVSIMPDVSVELMVNTVEDSKKPVVAAVEGLALGGGLELALGCHARIAAPRTQLGLPELTLGVIPGFGGTQRLPRLAGLQKAIEIMLLSKPIMSEEGAKLGLIDALVSSQELLKVSRLWALDIAAARKPWLRSLHRTDKLCSLSEAHEIIKVARQQARKTAPNMPQHQVCLDAIEEGIIHGGYSGVLKEAKVFKELVVSDTSKGLVHVFFAQRATSKVPRVTDVGLKPRHIKKVAIIGGGLMGSGIATALLLSNISVVLKEINSEFLQKGIRTIEGNVKGLVARGKLTRDKADKALSLLKGSLDYSDFRDVDMVIEAVVENVPLKQKIFGELEKICPSHCILASNTSTIDLNVIGEKTSSQDRIVGAHFFSPAHVMPLLEIVRTERTSAQVILDLLTVGKLIKKVPVVVGNCTGFAVNRAFFPYTQGAHILVNSGVDVFRIDRIISNFGLPMGPFQLQDLAGYGVALAVSKEFASSFPDRTFQSPLVELLVKNGRNGKNNGKGYYTYEKGSKPKPDLSVLPIIEESRRITNMMPGGKPLSVTDQEILEIILFPVVNEACRILDEGVVIRAADLDIASVLGMSFPSYRGGIVFWADLVGPKHIYATLEKWSGIYGDFFKPSRFLEERATKGLPLSAPASSSSPRSRM
- the LOC126804149 gene encoding proteinaceous RNase P 1, chloroplastic/mitochondrial-like isoform X2; protein product: MACFTSSNSVLQQNHHHHHHLVPSITTLSRQNINHIAAKLSTSTTYHEPNTKTLKNSATGKSVKNNGSSAVDKKSERFTKQRSTRKEGVWLKDESKERKKRGNSESDQVGEEKRGRWSKKNKVKVNVDLPEAKMRVGLDMCSKRGDVMGAIKYYDLAQTEEIKLGQYHYTVLLYLCSSAAVGVVRPAKSGSGTRILDTMDSSDEETGELSRVRDSESGNWDDTSGSDEGAEELELSAGNRYDDDDVDGASDRRRNSAWFSNGFVKRNSRLLDGLNNPSYPTKDGDDGTSIKGGNVKQESNEIRVSEDVRKYALQRGFEIYEKMQSDGIIVNEAALTSVARMAMSMGDGDMAFDMVKQMILMGINPRLRSYGPALSSFCSSGDIDKAFAVEKHMLEHGVYPEEPELEALLRVSAGAGKGDKVYYMLHKLRTSVRRVSPSTADLIVKWFESKEASRVGKTKWDERLIRQAIENGGGGWHGQGWLGKGKWSVLHTTIGSDGLCKCCGGKLATIDLDTVETENFAESVASIAIKREKNSSFQKFQKWLNYYGPFEAVVDGANVGLFSQKKFIPSKVNAVVNGIRQKLPSKRWPLIVLHNRRITGGRMDERMNKALIEKWQNADALYATPSGSNDDWYWLYAAIKFKCLLVTNDEMRDHTFQLLGNDFFPRWKERHQVHFSFSEGGPVFHMPPPCSIVIQESPEGHWHIPVESEHGYEAKRMWLCIMRAKSREAREDSATRPEDDEPPHYDKGFASSAIQSEPSKIKNHKYTRNRPQEILKGLKDILSGSTTSYHHSILPEIETAEKIGGWTIDFQI
- the LOC126804149 gene encoding proteinaceous RNase P 1, chloroplastic/mitochondrial-like isoform X1, which produces MACFTSSNSVLQQNHHHHHHLVPSITTLCKYPSPLSVFEYHVFTFSPPKQTLQLKHTLKLYPLPLARQNINHIAAKLSTSTTYHEPNTKTLKNSATGKSVKNNGSSAVDKKSERFTKQRSTRKEGVWLKDESKERKKRGNSESDQVGEEKRGRWSKKNKVKVNVDLPEAKMRVGLDMCSKRGDVMGAIKYYDLAQTEEIKLGQYHYTVLLYLCSSAAVGVVRPAKSGSGTRILDTMDSSDEETGELSRVRDSESGNWDDTSGSDEGAEELELSAGNRYDDDDVDGASDRRRNSAWFSNGFVKRNSRLLDGLNNPSYPTKDGDDGTSIKGGNVKQESNEIRVSEDVRKYALQRGFEIYEKMQSDGIIVNEAALTSVARMAMSMGDGDMAFDMVKQMILMGINPRLRSYGPALSSFCSSGDIDKAFAVEKHMLEHGVYPEEPELEALLRVSAGAGKGDKVYYMLHKLRTSVRRVSPSTADLIVKWFESKEASRVGKTKWDERLIRQAIENGGGGWHGQGWLGKGKWSVLHTTIGSDGLCKCCGGKLATIDLDTVETENFAESVASIAIKREKNSSFQKFQKWLNYYGPFEAVVDGANVGLFSQKKFIPSKVNAVVNGIRQKLPSKRWPLIVLHNRRITGGRMDERMNKALIEKWQNADALYATPSGSNDDWYWLYAAIKFKCLLVTNDEMRDHTFQLLGNDFFPRWKERHQVHFSFSEGGPVFHMPPPCSIVIQESPEGHWHIPVESEHGYEAKRMWLCIMRAKSREAREDSATRPEDDEPPHYDKGFASSAIQSEPSKIKNHKYTRNRPQEILKGLKDILSGSTTSYHHSILPEIETAEKIGGWTIDFQI
- the LOC126804448 gene encoding putative protein ABIL2; translation: MEKMENSIPCSVKQEDSEGESMDIMNFDKSLQELKALSSQLHYAAEYCESTFLAAQEKRAVVENTREYVCRAVVTVVDHLGCVSANISGLISETKEFSDAELRINCLKQRILLCEQFTHKFALTRTRWHETLPRHSARFLFAPIRHDEKSKEDMRDSGVPAFRKAIDKHEFEREEAMPLFLYTYSHKPSLSKDNANPALVPVRDGLSILSRGPKPTFHFQETRKGRNVRKSGQGGDMFSLMRRARRAM
- the LOC126796377 gene encoding protein NONRESPONDING TO OXYLIPINS 2, mitochondrial — protein: MAYSKVVSRLSSRLNPSFTHTLTKTTPSPAPGLSSLKFPTPAPVRRISRLPLELSSVESMLPLHSAIASARLISSLPIDSQSWGLVPQGISMPL